From Dehalococcoidia bacterium:
CACGACGACGCCCGCGTGCCGCTCGAAGACGGCGGTGAGCAGCGCGTCGTGGCGGGCCATGACCTGGCGCATGGCCTGGGTGTGCTGCTCCCACAGGCGCGTGCTGCCCTCCACGTCCGTGAAGAGAAACGTGATCGTGCCGGTGGGCAGGGGCCGGGCCGTCCACGCGCTCATCGCCGTGCCGCCGCGTTTGCTGCACGCCGCTCAACGCCCACAGCATACACGCGCGGCCTCACCCCCGGCCCCTCTCTATGGCCCGCCACCGCGTGGAGCGCGATGTTCGATGGAGAGGGGAGCTTCTGATCGGAGCCGAGGAGCCCCTACGCCCCGCCTTCAGCCCCAACCGTCCCGAACTACGATCTCCCCTTCCCCTAGCATTGGGGGCCAAGGGATGAACCGGGGGATGGGGGCCGCCGCGCCGGCCACTGCTCGCGGGCGGCGGCGTTCTCCGGCGAGGCGAGGCAGTCGGCCAGCAGCGCGCGCGACTCCGCCAGCACGGCCGGCATGGCCGCGTCGAAGCCGCGCCGCAGCAGCCGCTTCGTCGCCGCCTGCGCGGCGCGCGGACCGTCGAGCAGCAGCCGCACCACGCGATCGGCCTCCGCCTCAAGCCGCTCGGGCGGCGCGAGGAAGTCGACCAGGCCGAGCCGCAGCGCCTCCTCGGGCGGAATCCACTCGCCCGTGAGCAGGATGAGCCGCGCGTGGCCGAAGCCGACCTGGCGCGGCAGGCGGAAGACGGCCATGCCGGGAAAGAGTCCCAGCTCGCCGGCCGGCAGACCCAGCTTGCAGTCGCCGGCGCAGACGCGCAGATCGCAGGCCAGCGCCAGTTGCAGGCCGCCGCCCAGGCAGTAGCCGTGCAGCGCCGCCACGCTCACCGCATCCAGCGCCTCGATCGCGGCGAAGACACGCTCCTGCTCCTCGTAGAACCCCGGGGGCATCCCCTCACGGCTGAGCATCTCGCGGTCCATGCCGGCGCAGAAGGCGCGGCCCGCTCCGCCCAGCAGCACCACGCGGAT
This genomic window contains:
- a CDS encoding enoyl-CoA hydratase/isomerase family protein — its product is MSDDAVLLACEGPLARITLNRPRVLNAENPEWIAGLGAAVEAVAARPEIRVVLLGGAGRAFCAGMDREMLSREGMPPGFYEEQERVFAAIEALDAVSVAALHGYCLGGGLQLALACDLRVCAGDCKLGLPAGELGLFPGMAVFRLPRQVGFGHARLILLTGEWIPPEEALRLGLVDFLAPPERLEAEADRVVRLLLDGPRAAQAATKRLLRRGFDAAMPAVLAESRALLADCLASPENAAAREQWPARRPPSPGSSLGPQC